TGCGACCCGCGGCGCACTGATGCGAGAATAGCCGCCTTTCCTGGCGTCTAAATCCCATGAAATTCCTGTACGACCTGTTTCCGTTGCTGCTGTTTTTTGCCGCCTTCAAGGCGTATGACATCTATACGGCATCGGCCGTGGCGATCGTGGCATCGTTCGTTCAGGTCGGCGGCTACTGGCTCAAGCATCGACGCTTCGAAACGATGCATTTAATCACGCTCGCCATCATCGTCGTTTTCGGCGGCCTTACAATCGCGTTGCACGACGACACCTTCATTAAATGGAAACCGACTCTGGTTTACTGGGTGCTCGGCGGGCTGGTCCTCGGCAGCCAATGGTTTGGAAAAAAAACCGCGGTCGAACGGATGTTGGGCAATCAACTGACCCTACCGGCGGCGGTCTGGGCGCGGCAAAACATTAGCTGGGGCCTGTTCTTTCTCGTGCTCGGCACGCTCAATCTATACGTCGCGTTTTACTTCCGGCTCGATCTCGACGCCGAAACGCGACAAAACATTTGGGTCAATTTCAAGGTGTTTGGCCTACTCGGGCTGACCTTCATCTTCATGCTCGCCCAAGGAATGCTGCTGGCGCGCCATCTTCCCGATAAACCCGGAAAACAAACCGATCGGACGTCATAACGTTTATGTATTACGTCATCAAAGGGACAGACCGTGCCGATAGCTTGGCACAGCGGCTGGCGGTACGACCGGCGCACGTAGAACGGCTGAAAGCGTTGCAACAGCAAGGCCGGCTGTTGCTCGCCGGCCCGTTGCCGGCGATCGACAGCGAAGATCCCGGCCCAGCCGGATTCGTCGGCAGCTTGATCGTCGCTGAGTTCGAATCGCTCGACGAGGCTAACCGCTGGGCGCAGGCCGATCCGTACATCGCTGCCGGTGTTTACACCGCTGTCACCGTCGAACCGTTTCGCAAGGTCTTTCCGTAAATGGACCGCGTCACCGTTATTGAGGCCCGGCTGCGGGCGGCGCTGATGCCGGAACATATCGAAATCACCGATGAGAGCGCCGCCCATGCCGGTCACGCCGGTGCCCGCGGCGGCGCCGGGCACTATGCACTGACGATCGTGTCGCCACAGTTTAAAGGCCAAACGGCAATCGCCCGCCATCGAATGATTTATCAGGCGCTAGGCGAGTTGATGCACCATGAAATTCATGCACTACGCATCAATGCGTTAACACCGGAAGAACAGTAAAACCTATAACACCACCACCGAAGAGGACGCCTTTCATGAACCCCTATCGTATTTCCGTTATCGCGCTGCTAATCGCCGGCGGTGTGGCCTTGAGCGCTTGCGGCGACAAGAAGCAGCCGGCAGCGCAGCAAGACGACGGCAAAGTATTAGCGACCGTCAACGGTCAAAACATCACCGACAAAGAGCTGACGCATTATCAGCAACTACGGCCGTCGCGTGACCCGAACGCCGATCCGGCGAAAGAAAAGAAGGCGGTGCTCGACGAGATGGTCGACCGCTCGCTGTTAACGCAACGCGCTGAATCGACCGGTGTCGACAAGGACCCGGAGGTGCAATACCTGCTAAAACGCTGGCGCGAAAATATTCTCGTGCAGGCGATGGTCCGGCAGATGCTGAAGGACAATCCGATCACCGACGACGAGCTCAAGGCCCGCTTCCAGAAAGAAGTCGATGCCACGCACAAAACCGAGTACCGCGTGCGTCACATCCTGGTGAAAAACGAGGACGAAGCGAAAGACGTCATCAAGGAGCTGAAGTCAAACAAGAAGGCTGACTTCGCCGCGCTCGCCAAGAAACACTCGATCGACGTGCAGTCCGGTAAAAACGGCGGCCAGCTCGGCGGCTGGGTCAACCAAGGCATGGTCGTGCCAGAATTCTTCACCGCGGTAACGCATCTGAAAAAAGGCGAGATTTCGAGCGAGCCGGTGAAGTCCGATTTCGGCTGGCACGTCATCAAGGTCGACGACACGCGGCCGGCGCAGATTCCGACGTTCGAAGAATTCATGGCCAACCCACAGACCAAGAACAACTTCTACAGCAAGCTGCGCGATGAAAAGATGGAGCAGATGCTGAAGGATCTGCGCGCCAAGGCCAAGATCGAGCTGAAAGAACTACCGGTCGACACGCAACAGACGACCGAAGCGCAGCCGGCGCAAAGCCAAGAAACGACGGAAACCAAACAACAGTAATCCTCGCGCCTGCGCTCGGATGCGACCGGCAGTTAAACCGGCGGTGCAGCGCGCGACTGCGAGGTCTCGCGCTCTACCGCTGGTCTTCAGTTTCCTGTTAGTCAGCGGCGTGGCGGCAGCGCCGCCCGCCGTCTCGCTCAATGCCAAACCGGTACCGCTGGCCGACAATATCGCCGTTGGCGATATTGTCCAGCGTATTCGCTTCCTCGGCATGCTCGTTATCCCTAACGCTACCGTCGGCGGTCAGCGTATGGGGCAACTGTCCGATATCGCTTGGGATGAGGCGACCGGCGTGCTCTATGCCGTCAGCGATAAGGGCTCGCTATTTCATCTGCAACCGACCATCCGCGACAACATGCTAACGGACGTGCAGCTGCTGCAAGCGGTGCCGTTGCGTGAGCTAGCGACCGATAAGCCGCTTAAAGGCAAGCGTGCCGACGCCGAAGGCATGGACATCGTTCATCGCGCCGATGGGCAAACCGAGCTCATCATCAGCTTCGAGCGCTATCCGCGCATCATGCGTTATCAGCCGGACGGCCATCCGATCGGCGAATACCAACTGCCACCGCCGCTTAGCAATCCGAAAAATTACCAAGATGAAAACGCGATGCTCGAATCGGTATGCTCGGATACACGTTACGGCGTACTGACGATGCCGGAGGAACCGCTCGAGCGTGAAGCCGCCGGCTACAACCGGCTCTACAGCTTGTCCGGCCGCTCGTGGCGCTATCCCAGCGAAGATAACAACAACGTCGTTTCATTGGCCTGCCTCAACAACAACCAGGTGCTGGTGCTGGAACGAGACTTCGGCCGGCTATGGAATTTCCGCACGACGCTGAAACGCATCACGTTAGCACCCTACACCGAAGACGCGCCGTTACGCCCGGAGACGCTGGTCACGCTCGATACCGTCAAAGGATTTCAAATCGACAACTTCGAAGGTATCACTCACCATCGCGGCAAGCGTTTCTTTCTTGTCAGTGACGACAACGATTTCTTTTTAGAACGAACGCTA
The sequence above is drawn from the Gammaproteobacteria bacterium genome and encodes:
- a CDS encoding septation protein A — encoded protein: MKFLYDLFPLLLFFAAFKAYDIYTASAVAIVASFVQVGGYWLKHRRFETMHLITLAIIVVFGGLTIALHDDTFIKWKPTLVYWVLGGLVLGSQWFGKKTAVERMLGNQLTLPAAVWARQNISWGLFFLVLGTLNLYVAFYFRLDLDAETRQNIWVNFKVFGLLGLTFIFMLAQGMLLARHLPDKPGKQTDRTS
- a CDS encoding YciI family protein — protein: MYYVIKGTDRADSLAQRLAVRPAHVERLKALQQQGRLLLAGPLPAIDSEDPGPAGFVGSLIVAEFESLDEANRWAQADPYIAAGVYTAVTVEPFRKVFP
- a CDS encoding BolA family transcriptional regulator; translated protein: MDRVTVIEARLRAALMPEHIEITDESAAHAGHAGARGGAGHYALTIVSPQFKGQTAIARHRMIYQALGELMHHEIHALRINALTPEEQ
- a CDS encoding peptidylprolyl isomerase — protein: MNPYRISVIALLIAGGVALSACGDKKQPAAQQDDGKVLATVNGQNITDKELTHYQQLRPSRDPNADPAKEKKAVLDEMVDRSLLTQRAESTGVDKDPEVQYLLKRWRENILVQAMVRQMLKDNPITDDELKARFQKEVDATHKTEYRVRHILVKNEDEAKDVIKELKSNKKADFAALAKKHSIDVQSGKNGGQLGGWVNQGMVVPEFFTAVTHLKKGEISSEPVKSDFGWHVIKVDDTRPAQIPTFEEFMANPQTKNNFYSKLRDEKMEQMLKDLRAKAKIELKELPVDTQQTTEAQPAQSQETTETKQQ
- a CDS encoding esterase-like activity of phytase family protein is translated as MRPAVKPAVQRATARSRALPLVFSFLLVSGVAAAPPAVSLNAKPVPLADNIAVGDIVQRIRFLGMLVIPNATVGGQRMGQLSDIAWDEATGVLYAVSDKGSLFHLQPTIRDNMLTDVQLLQAVPLRELATDKPLKGKRADAEGMDIVHRADGQTELIISFERYPRIMRYQPDGHPIGEYQLPPPLSNPKNYQDENAMLESVCSDTRYGVLTMPEEPLEREAAGYNRLYSLSGRSWRYPSEDNNNVVSLACLNNNQVLVLERDFGRLWNFRTTLKRITLAPYTEDAPLRPETLVTLDTVKGFQIDNFEGITHHRGKRFFLVSDDNDFFLERTLLLYIELID